A window of Mesoplasma chauliocola contains these coding sequences:
- the rplI gene encoding 50S ribosomal protein L9, whose product MKVIFLKDVKGQGKKDEIKEVSDGYARNFLIPKGLVKIATEGSVNSVKNRKIVEQQENDLAIAETKQLKTLLEEITLKFKLQINEGKAFHSISNQDVVDQLKKSYKLDLDKRKFVSFKNLNQIGLHYLVIKLGYGVEAKLKVEIQGV is encoded by the coding sequence ATGAAAGTGATATTTTTAAAAGATGTTAAAGGTCAAGGAAAAAAAGATGAGATTAAGGAAGTAAGTGACGGATATGCAAGAAACTTTTTAATTCCAAAAGGACTAGTAAAAATCGCTACTGAAGGTAGTGTTAACTCTGTAAAAAATAGAAAAATTGTTGAGCAGCAAGAGAATGATTTGGCTATTGCTGAAACTAAACAACTTAAAACTTTATTAGAAGAAATAACTTTAAAATTCAAACTACAAATTAATGAAGGAAAAGCATTTCACTCAATTTCTAATCAAGATGTTGTAGATCAACTAAAAAAATCATATAAACTAGATTTAGATAAAAGAAAGTTTGTTAGTTTTAAAAATCTTAATCAAATTGGCCTACATTATTTAGTTATTAAACTTGGCTATGGTGTTGAAGCAAAATTAAAAGTAGAAATTCAAGGTGTGTAA
- the rpsR gene encoding 30S ribosomal protein S18: MAMKKFVKKRKKVNFFAKNKINYIDYKDVELLKKFISGNGQILPRRITGTSPKHQRQLAVAIKRARQMALLPYVID; the protein is encoded by the coding sequence ATGGCAATGAAAAAATTCGTTAAAAAAAGAAAAAAAGTTAACTTTTTTGCTAAAAACAAAATTAACTACATCGATTACAAAGATGTTGAATTATTAAAAAAATTCATTTCAGGAAATGGACAAATCTTACCAAGAAGAATTACTGGAACATCTCCTAAACATCAAAGACAGTTGGCTGTTGCAATTAAAAGAGCACGTCAAATGGCTTTATTACCATACGTAATTGACTAA
- a CDS encoding single-stranded DNA-binding protein, with the protein MNQVCLIGRITKDVELRNTNNGQGKFVSFTLAVSEYSGQKEITNFIPCFAFNNTAENMARFLSKGSLISVSGRVNVRTSQNEGKYETIVTITADRVNFLESAKTRGSNASDETNSNINLDSPIQNRTSSITSNNVQEDEIILSEDESILWD; encoded by the coding sequence ATGAACCAAGTTTGTTTAATAGGAAGAATTACAAAAGACGTTGAACTAAGAAATACAAATAATGGACAAGGAAAATTTGTTTCTTTTACATTAGCTGTTAGTGAATATTCTGGACAAAAAGAAATCACAAATTTCATTCCTTGTTTTGCATTTAACAACACTGCTGAAAACATGGCTAGATTTTTATCAAAAGGAAGTCTAATTTCAGTTTCTGGAAGAGTTAATGTGAGAACTTCACAAAATGAAGGAAAATATGAAACTATTGTAACTATTACTGCCGACCGTGTAAACTTTTTAGAATCTGCTAAAACTAGAGGATCAAATGCTTCAGATGAAACAAATTCAAATATAAACTTAGATTCACCTATTCAAAATAGAACATCTTCAATAACATCAAACAATGTTCAAGAAGATGAAATTATTTTAAGTGAAGATGAATCAATTTTATGAGATTAA